One Anaerohalosphaeraceae bacterium genomic window, CGGCCAGGGCGACGCCGTAAATGTGAATGGGGAAGGCCGGGTCGGCTACGACAGCCGTATCACCCGGGCCGAGCATCGCCAGACACATATGGCTGAAGCCCTCTTTGGAGCCGATGCATGCGAGGACCTCGGTTTCCGGGTCGAGGGAGACGTTCCATTTCCGTTCGTATTTGAGGGCCATCTCGCGGCGGAGATTGAAAATGCCCTTGGAGGCGCTGTAACGGTGGTTGCGCGGGTCGCGGGCGGCCTCGCAGAGTTTGTCGATAACCAGATCCGGCGCCCCGTCCATCGGGTTGCCCATTCCGAGGTCGATGATGTCGATGTCCTGTCGGCGTTTTTCGAGCTTGAGGGCGTTCAGGCGTCCAAACAGATACGGCGGCAGCCGTTTGATTCTCGAAGACGGTTCAATCACAAATTCGCTCATGGCTGATATCCATCATTAAGAAGATTCTTTTTATTCCGATGACTCCAGTTTAACCGATTCCTCGGCCCTTGTAAACCATCGGCATACCAGAAGAGAAAGGTTTGATTTTTCGGTTTGCCGGTGCAGAAAATCTGTATAGAATGTCCGAAACTTACAGGTCTTGTCGGATTGGTATTGAATACAGGAAAGGCAGGGCTGTGCTGTGAAGCGGACGGTTTTGTATGATTGCCATCTGGAATGCGGGGGGCGTCTGGTGGACTTTGCCGGCTGGCATATGCCGGTACAGTACCAGAAGGGGATCCTGCAGGAACATTTGGAGACGCGGCGCTCGGCCGGTTTGTTTGATGTCTCTCATATGGGGCGTTTTGAAATCATGGGCCGACGAGCGCTGGAGCTTTTGCGATGGGTTCTGACCAACGATGCGGCGGCTTTGCCGGTCGGTCGGGCTCATTATACCCTGCTGGCGGATGAGACAGGCGGGGCGATTGATGATGCCTATCTGTATCGTTTTTTGCCGGAACAGTGGATTCTGGTTGTCAATGCGGCTAATACCTATAAGGACTGGGAATATTTGCGGCGAAAGGCCGGGGAAATGGGCGGGGGGATTCAGATGAAAAATATCAGTGAGGAGCTGGCTATGATGGCCCTTCAGGGTCCCCAATCTGAATCCCTTCTTTGGGGGATGATAGAAGGGGGGCAGCTGCCGGAGCCGAAGCGAAATGCCTTGGGGGCGGTTCGAATTGCGGGTTGCGAAGTGCTTGTGGGAAGGACGGGTTATACAGGGGAACCGGTCTGTTTTGAATTGTTTGTTCCTGCGAAAGCGGCGGAGAGGCTCTGGTGTCTGTTTTTAGAGAGGGGAGCTTGTCCGGTGGGATTAGGGGCACGGGATACGCTTCGGCTGGAGGCGTCTTTGCCGCTGTATGGTCATGAATACGGCCGGGATGTGACGGGGCGGGAGATTCCGATTCTGGCTTGTCCGGCGGCGAAGGTCGGGGTGAACTTAAAAGACCCGGAACGTCGCTTTATCGGTCGGGATGCCCTCGAGGAGCAAAGCCGCACTTTGAAAAAAGGAATTTGTGCGTTTCGTGTTCTCGGCAAGGGGGTTGTACGGGCCGGTGCAGTGGTTTTTCAGGGACTGCGGGAAATCGGGCGGGTCACGAGCGGCACGGTGGTGCCGTACTGGGTGCCGCGTGCGGTGTCCTGCCCGCATCACTGCGGTCATGGAGCGGGATGGGAAGCCCATTTTTCCGGTCAAACGGCACAGCGTGCCATCGGTCTGGCGATGCTCGAAGGGCCGCTGGGGGCGGGGGCTTTGATTGAGATTGACCTGCGGGGGCGTCGGGTCGAGGCGGAGGTTGTAAAAAGAAATCTTGACAATTCCTGCGGGCCGATTACGTTTGCGGTGGTGTAAAGAACGACGATATTTTTGATTTGATATCGGAGGTTTGCAGAATGATTGACCCGGAAGCCAGATACTTAAGGACCCATGAGTGGGCCAAAGACGAAGGCAGGGGAATCTTTGCCGTCGGATTGAGCAGTTACGCCCTCGAACAGCTGGGGGATATTGTTTATTTGGAACTGCCGGAGGAGGGAGATACGGTGGAGCAGGGCGGGACGTTCGGGGTTGTAGAATCCGTCAAGGCGGCTTCCGATTTGTATGCCCCCCTAGGCGGGGAGATTGTCGAGGTCAATCAGGCCGCGGTGGATAATCCGGATATGCTCAAGGAGGATCCCTACGAGGAGGGCTGGCTGATTAAAATTAAGGCCTCCAATCCGTCTGAATTTGAGGACTTAATGGATGCCAAGGAGTACAAGCAGTTTTTGGAGACGGAAGCGGAGTAGCTGCAGTTTTTAACAAATCTTTTTGCCCCTTTTTTTGAGGACAGGATGCCTTACATTTCCCATACGGACCAGCAGCGGGCTCAAATGCTCGCGGAGATTGGACTGAAACCGGAGGATTTGTTTTCCGATATACCGCCGGCGCTGTGGTGCAGGCCGCTGAATCTGCCGGAGGGCTTAAGCGAGCAGGAGGTGCGCAGCCGTCTGGCAGCGATTGCCTCCAAGAATTATATCCATCTGACCTGTTTTCTGGGCGGGGGGTTTTATGACCATTTCATTCCGGCGGCGGTGTATGCCCTGACAAGCCGAAGCGAGTTTTACACGGCCTATACGCCGTATCAGCCGGAGGTCTCGCAGGGGACGCTTCAGGCGATTTATGAGTTTCAGTCCGTCATCTGCCGGCTGACGGAGATGGAGGCGTCGAATGCATCGCTGTACGACGGGGGAACGGCGCTGTATGAGGCGATGATGATGGCGCTGCGGCTGACGCGCCGCAACAAGGTGATTGTGGATGATTCGGTCAATCCGATTTATCGGGTGATGCTGCATTCCTATACGCGAAACCTGAAGATTGAGCTGACGGAAACGGAAAATGCCGGCGGACTGGCCAATCGGGAGGCGATACGCAGGGCCCTCGATGAGCAGACCGCTGCGGTGATTGTGCAGAATCCGAACTTTTTCGGGTGCATCGATGATTTTACGGATTTGGCCGAGGCGGCCCATTCGAAAGGGGCGCTGCTGATTGTCTCGTGTTATCCGATTTCGCTGGGGATTCTGAAGGCCCCCGGGGCGATGGGGGCGGATATTGTGACAGGGGAGGGACAAAGTCTGGGGCTGCCGATGTGCTTCGGGGGGCCGTATCTGGGCTTTATGGCGACGCGGAAGGAGTATGTGCGTCAGATGCCCGGGCGGATTGTGGGGCAAACCGTCGATGCCCAGGGTCGGCGCGGATTTGTGCTGACGCTTCAGGCGAGGGAACAGCATATTCGCCGCGACAAGGCGACGTCCAATATTTGCTCCAATGAGGCGCTCTGTGCCCTGACGGCGCTGGTGTATTTGTGTCTGCTGGGCAAGGAGGGGCTGCGGGAGACGGCGCAGCTGTGTGCGGACAAGGCCAGTTATGCCTATCAGCGGCTGACGGCGATTCCCGGGGTGCGGCCGCATTTTCCGGCGCAGTGGTTTTTTAATGAGATGGTGCTGGATTTGCCCTGCGAGGCGGCGGAGGCGGCTGCCAAACTGATTGAGCGGGGCTATGCGGCGGGTTTTCCCCTGAGCCGCTATTACAAGGGGATGAACAATTCGCTGCTGATTGCCGTGACGGAAAAGCGCACCAAACAGGAAATCGGAATGCTGGCGGAGGAGCTGGAGGCAATTTTATAAACCGCTGCGGCATAAAAAGGAAAGAAAAAGCGATGAAGCTTGTGTTTGAAAAAAGTGCGGCGGGGCGGCGGGGCCTGCGGATTCCGAAATCGGATGTGCCGACGAGCATCCATTTGAAGAAGGAATATCTGCGGGCGCAGCCGGCGGCGCTGCCGGAACTGTCGGAACTGGATGTGGTGCGGCATTTTACGGAACTGTCACGGCGCAATTACGGCGTGGATACGAATTTTTATCCGCTGGGCTCGTGCACGATGAAATACAACCCGAAGGTCTGCGAGCGGATTGCGTCGTATCCGGGCTTTGCGCATCTGCACCCGCTTCTGCCGCAGCTGCGGGGCGGCGGAATGCTCACGCAGGGGGCGCTGGAGGTGCTGTATGAGACGGACCTGATGCTGCGGGAAATCTGCGGGATGGCGGCTTTTACGATGCAGCCGATGGCCGGCGCGCACGGAGAGCTGACGGGAATTATGATGATGGCGGCCTACCACCGCGACCGCGGCAATCACAAGACCACGGTGCTGGTGCCGGACAGTGCCCACGGGACGAATCCGGCCAGTGCGGCGATTGCGGGTTATACAGTCAAGACCGTGCCCAGCGACGAGCACGGCTGTATGTCGCTGTCGGCCCTGAAAGCGATGCTGAACGAAGAGACGGCGGGCATTATGCTCACCTGTCCGAATACGCTGGGGCTGTTTAATCCCCATGTCAAGGAGATTTGCGAGCTGGTGCATTCGGTGGACGGGCTGGCTTATTATGACGGGGCGAATCTGAATGCGATTGTCGGCAAGGTGCGGCCGGGGGATTTGGGCTTTGATATTGTGCATGTGAATCTGCACAAGACCTTTGCCACGCCGCACGGCGGAGGCGGCCCCGGTGCCGGTCCGGTCGGCGTCGCGGAAAAACTGGTTGATTATCTGCCGGTCTCGGTGGTGGTTAAGCGCGAAGACGGAACGTATGCGCTGGAGTACAATCGCCCCAAGTCAATCGGCTATATCGCACCGTTTTACGGCAATTTCGGGGTCATTCTGCGGGCGTATGTGTATCTGCTGATGCTGGGCCGGGAAGGGCTGGAGCGGGTGGCGGAAAATGCCGTGCTGAATGCCAACTATATTCAGGAAAAACTCAAGGCATATTATGACGTGCCGCATCCGGGCATCTGCAAGCACGAGTGTGTTTTGAGTGCAGCCCGGCAGGTCAAAGAAAGCGGCATCCATGCCCTCGATATCGCCAAGGCGCTGATTGATGCGGGCTTTCATCCGCCGACGATGTATTTCCCGACGATTGTGAAAGAATCGCTGATGATTGAGCCGACGGAGTGCGAAAGCAAAGAGACGCTGGATGCGTTTATCGAGGCGATGATTGCGATTGCCCAAAAGGCCCGAACGGAGCCGGAGACCCTCAGGGCCGCTCCGATAACAACGCCGGTCGGACGGCTGGATGAGACCAAGGCGGCCCGGGAGCTGAATATCGCCTGTCTGTAGGAAAAGACCAAAGAAACAACGGGCACAGCAACGGTCTATTTTTTGCCGGTCGGCAGGGGCGGTTTTTCAGAACCGAGCAGGGTAGCCAGCCACTGGGTGTCCGGGCGGCTCTGAAGGATGATTTTGACCAGCATTGTCAGCGGGACTGCCAGCAGCATCCCGAAGGGGCCCAGAATCCACCCCCAGAAAACCAGAGACAGGAACACCACCAGCACGGACAGCCCCAGGTGCTTGCCGAGGGTTCGCGGTTCAATAAAATTGCCGATGACCACATTGATCACCAAATAACCGAGCGCTGTCAGCAGGGCGGTACCGGGGCCGAGCTGAAGGAGGGCCATCAGAACAGCAGGCACCGCGGCCACCAGAGAGCCGATGGTTGGGACAAAATTCAGCAAAAAGGCGATCAGGCCCCATAAGACGGCATAATTGACCTTCATCACAATCAGCCAGATGGTAATCAGCAGGCCGGTCAGGAGACTGATGGCGGTTTTGATGGCCAGGTAGCGTTTGACGTCATCGGCCATTCGGGCAAGGTTTTCAAAGGTCTGGGGCGACTGCTGCATGGCGGCACGGATTTTGTCCGGCAGAATCGAAGCCTCCAGCAGGATAAAAACCGTTGTCAGGAAGATGAGAAAGCCGTTGGTCAGGATGCTGCCCAGCTGAGACAGCAGGTCTTTGAGGATGTTTACGATTTCATCCGGATGGATATAACGCTGGATGGAATTTTGAATGAGTCGGAGGATTTCATTGACTTTTTCTTCGGCTCGTCGGCCGATGGATTCTTCGCCGGTGGCGCTGTCTGGGAAGGTGGGGGCCGAGGGCGAAAACCACTCCGTCCATTCCACGATGGTTTTCTGGAGATTTTTTTCGAATTCCGGCAGGGCGCGGGTAAAGTCGGCGATGGTAGCGGCCAGCAAAGCCCCCAGAAGCAGACCGACAATCAGGATGACGAGGGAGATTATCAGCACGGCAATGCCGGTGGAAATCCGTTTTTTCTGAAGCCAGAAAAGGGCCGGTGTGGCAATGATGGCCAGAAAAACAGCCATCAGAAAGGGCACAATAATGGAGACAGCCGCCCGCAGACCCGCAATGATAATCACAAGGGCTGCCAGGGGGATGAGAATCTGCGAGACGGTGGAAGGGCCGGACGAACCGGCGGGAGTCGGATGCGAAGACGGCTGTGCTGTCATACCCGGGTTTCCTCAGTTGTTCCTGAATGATTGTTTGGAGGTGAAAATAGCCGCCCCCGTCGGGTCTGTCAAGGCCGTTTCGCGCACGCGGCGTCCCTTGACGGGGCGGGCGGGGGTGGTATAATCCCCGTTCCTGAGTCAATTTTTAACGATGTTCGGCGAAATGGAGCGGATTGTGCCGGTTCAGAAAAAAAGCAGAAAGCAGAAAATATCGGAAGGGGCGGATTGCCGCGACTGCAGGGGTCTGTGCTGTCGGTATTTTGCCCTGCCCATTGATACGCCCAAAACCTGGAAGGATTATGATGACATCCGCTGGTATCTGAGTCATCGCGGGGTTTCGGTTTTTGTGGAAAAGGGGGATTGGTACCTTCAGGTAGACAATCGCTGCAAATACCTGGACCGGAATCATCGGTGCCGTCAGTATCCGCTGCGCCCGCGCATCTGCCGAACATACCATACGCGAAACTGTGAAAAAACCAGCAGTGAGTATGGGTATAAACTGCATTTTCTCAATGACGAACAGATGATTGAGTATATGCAGAAGCGTTTCGGGGCTGATGTGCTGGAACGGCTTGAGAAGATAGAAACAGACAAAAAGAAAGCCAAAAAATCTGTTCGGCGAAAGGGGCGCTCGTGAAGATACCGCCGGTCAAAGGGACACGGGATTTTTATCCGCCGCAGATGGCGGTTCGGAATTTTATCGTTGAGGGGTGGAAGGCGGCCTCCCGCCGAAGCGGGTTTGAAGAGTACGACGGCCCGATTTTCGAATATCTTTCGATGTATCAAATCAAAAGCGGCGAGGAAATCGTTGAGCAGCTGTTTTCACTGACGGACCGGGGCGGTCGGCAGTTGGCGATTCGTCCGGAGATGACGCCCACGCTGGCCCGAATGGTCAATCAGCAGATTCATACGCTGCCGCGTCCGATCAAATGGTTTTCCGTGCCGCGGCTTTGCCGGGCGGAGCGACCCCAGAAGGGGCGTCTGCGGGAGTTTTTCCAGTGGAATCTGGATATTGTCGGGGCGGACGATGTGCTGGCGGATGCGGAGGTCATCTTCTGTGCGGTGGATTATCTTCGCTCCACAGGGCTGACGGCGCAGGATATTGTGGTACGGCTCTCAAGCCGGCGGCTGCTGGCGGCTCTGCTGGAGGAAGCGGGGGCGTCGGAAGAGCAGCTGGCGGCCATTTATGGGGTGTTGGATAAGAAAGCCAAGGTGCCGGCGGAGGCGTTTGAAGCGATGCTTCAGGAGGCGGTGCCGTCGGACCAGACACGCGGACGCATTCTTCAGGTCATGAACAGCCGAAGTCTGGATGAACTGGAGCCGAAAACCTCTGAAGGCAAGGACGCAATGGAGGAGCTGCGCCGGCTGTTTTCGCTGCTGGACCTGATGGGAATCGGCGAGTACGTCCAGTTTGATATTGGAGTGGTTCGGGGACTGGCATATTATACCGGCGTGGTGTACGAGATTTATGACCGGGGGGCCTCGCTGCGGGCGATTTGCGGAGGCGGCCGGTATGATAATCTGCTCAAAGATTTCGGAGGACCGGCCGTATCGGCGACGGGAATGGGGATGGGCGATTGTGTTCTCGAGATTCTCCTGCGGGAAAAGGGACTTTTGAAGGACGAGAATCTGCCGACCCGCCGGCTGGATTATTATGTGGTGTTTGCCGGGGAGCAGTGGGCCTCAGAAGCGGTGCGGCTGGCGGCGCAGATTCGTCTGGCGGGCTGGGCCTGTGATTTCAGTTATAAAGGCGGGAATCTGGGCAAGCAGCTCAAGCAGGCCGACCAGTCCGGTGCCGAACGGGCGGTGATTTTGGGTCAGGAGTACACCGCCGGAAAGTTGGTAGTCAAAGAAATGAAAAGCGGCCGACAGGAAGAGGTCAGCACAGACGAGTTTCTCGCTTCCCTGAAGCGGATGTAATCCGCTCTCTTTTTACCATTTTTTGAAGACGAAAAACACCGCCCCGATAATCAGGGCAAAACCGACGAGGTAATTCCACTTGAGGGGTTCTTTAAGATAGAGGATGGAAAAGGCGCAAAAAACCAGCAGGGTAATCACTTCCTGAATGGTTTTTAACTGGGCGGCGGTGAAGATGCCGTGTCCGATACGATTGGCCGGCACCTGGAAGCAGTATTCAAGGAAGGCAATCAGCCAGCTGCACAAAATCACAATCAATATCGGTTTGTCTTTGAATTTCAGATGCCCGTACCAGGCGAAGGTCATAAAAATATTCGAAATCGTCAGAAGGAGTATCGTTTTCATTTCGTTTCCCTTTGTTGAATCCGTTTTTTTGATTGAGGTGGTGAATTATACAGAGAAAAGAGGTCCGATTGTCAATTGTATTTTGCCGGAAGATGAGGTATGTTTTTGTCGGATGATGGAAATCGGAAGGAGGTCCGGGAGCGAATGGAATCTCCGAATGTCTATGAAGCGGCATTTGAAGCCTGGCTGGCGGAGCGGAAAATTTCATATCGGTCCATACCGCAGGGACGTCGGAGAGAACCGGAGAGGCCGAAAAAACGGTTTGATTATCTGCTTTGTCCCGAAAGTTCCGTGCCGATTCTTGCGGAAGTGAAGGGGCGGACATTTGAAGGGCAGTCGCTGGTCGGACGGCGCGGACTGGACGGCTGGACGACACGGCTGGATTTGCAGGGGTTGCAGCAGTGGGAGGATATGTTTGTCCGGTATTATCCGGGCTGCCGGGCGGTTTTTGTATTTGTTTTTTGTTTGAAACAGCCGGATGTGGACGCGGACGGCCTGGAGGTTTTTGTGCACAACGGGAGACGTTTTGTCTTTTTGGCTGTTGAGGCAGGCGTTTATCGTGCCTGTGCAATCCAGCGCAGTCCAAAATGGAGGACGGTTACCTTAAAAGCGGAGGATTTTCGAAGGTGTACCGTCCCGCTTGAAGTGTATTTGGAGACAATTTGGAATGAATCAGGTGATTAAATCACATGCAGAGTATATTTTGTCCGGCGGAATGCTGAATCGTCAGCAGGCCTATGAGTTAGCCCAGGCGGGACAAACGGATTTTGAAGACCTCCTGTATTGGGCGGACCGGATTCGGCGGCATTTTTTCGGAGAAACGGTGCATCTTTGTTCCATTGTGCCGGGGCGGCTGGGCGGATGCAGTCAGGATTGTGCGTTTTGTGCGCAATCCGTTCATTATGATACAGCGGTGGACAAAAAGCCGCGTCTGCTGACGGAGGAAGAGATTGTCTCGGCGGCGGCCCAGGCCAAGGCCGGCCGGGTCAATCATTTCGGAATCGTAACCAGCGGCCGTTCGGTTCCGGCAGAGGAATTGGAGCGGCTGGAGAGGATTATCCGCCGACTCCGTCAGGAGTTCGGGATTCGGGTCTGTGCGGCGCTGGGAATCCTCGATGAAGAGGCAATGAGGCGGCTGGCTGCGGCGGGCGTGGAGCGATACAACCATAATTTGGAGACGTCCGAGAGGCATTTTCCGAATATTGTAAAGACTCATCGATACGAGGAGCGGGTTGCGACGATTCGGGCCGCTCTGAAGGCGGGGCTGAAGGTCTGTGCGGGCGGCATTTTCGGCATTGGAGAGACACTCGAAGACCGGATTGATATGGCGATGGAACTGCGGGCTCTGGGGGTGGATATGGTGCCGCTGAACTTTCTGCATCCAATCCCTGGGACACCGCTGGGGACGATGCCGCCCCTGGCTCCTCGGGAGATTCTTCAGATTGTTGCCCTATATCGGTTTCTTCTCCCGCAGACGCATTTAAAGGTGGCGGGGGGACGTGTGAAGAACCTGCGGGATTTGCAAAGCTGGATATTCCGGGCAGGCTGTACGAGCATCATCAGCGGCAATTACCTGACCACGGCGGGCCGGGCGGTCGAAGAAGACAAACAAATGATTATCGATTTGGGACTGCGGCCGTCTGCGTGCTGCTGAAAAAGCCGTTTTTTAGTGCAGGACGGAGCAGCAGTCCTGAATCAATTTGACGGCCTGGTCCACATCCGTCGGGTTGGTGAGGACGGCGTCGAATCCTTTTTTCTTGAGGGCGGCGGTTTCGTTTTCGTTCAGCCCGGAAGCGACGGCGATGATTTTGGTGTACTGCAGGTCCTGATGCTGGCGGACGTAGGTGCAGAGCTGCTGGGGGTTGACGGCGTTGGACATCAGGTTTACCAGGATGATCTGAGGTTTGAATTTTTCTGCTAAAAGACCTGCGTCAAAACTGTTGTGCGCACAAATTGCCTCAAAACTGCCTTTCATTTGAAGTGTCTCGGCAAATTGGCGGCTTTTTTCCGGACAGGAGTCGATAATCAAGACCTTCATTTGCCCCTTTTCGAGGGCGTCCGTCGGCATATTATGGGCTTTCATAAAGCGGATAAGCTCGCTGGTCGGGATACGGCGGTCACGGGAACCGGGGATACGATATCCTTTCAATTGTCCGGAATCAAACCATTTGGTGACGGTGCGAGGGGCCACGTTGCACAGTTTGGCTACCTCTCCTGTGGTCAGAACATCTTTTTTCTTCATCGTTCAAATCCTGCAAGAGTCGGCTTTCTGCCGCAAATAGTTTGATGTAGTGGCTGGACAGCGGTTATCCAGCCGTGATTTACATCGGATTAAGGTTTTCCTCGTTTAACGGCCTTCTTCAAAAAATGAAGATTTTTTCGTTTTTTCGCCTGTTTGAAGGGCTCATCTGAAAGGCAGGTCCGATAAAAATCCAGATATACCCGAGATGTTTTGTTCTGTTGTTTTTTGAAGGAAACTTTTGAGTATTGTCAAGAAATTGTTCGTATAGGGGTATAAAGAAGCAGGGACGTTTTGAGAATCCCTTTTAATCGAAAGGTTTCGGCTTGACCGATAAGAAAAGTAAGGATATGATTCAGCCAGCTATAAGTTCTTATTAAAATGAAGCGGATGGGAAGTAAGCCCTGATAAAAGATGGGCGAAGTCGAAAACGGCAACTTGGCAGATGGTTGGCAGAGCTTCATGAACATCGTTTTCTGTCGGCGGGGCGAAAGGCGTTGGATATTTCAAGGGACGCCAAGTCCAAAATCCGTCAGAGGCGGTGAATGGGACGAATTTGGAATTTGTGGATAATCAAACATCAGTGAGAGGGCAGGCAGGAGGCCGGCCGACAATGACAGACAAGACAAAAAGATTCATCGCTCTTCAATCAGCCCCCGGAGATTCCCCGGGCGGAGAAAGCGAGATGGTCTGACGGTCTTTTTGCACACGTAAGTCCACAAGTTTCCTGATTTTGTGCCTTTCTGAGGTTCCCCCCTTCTAAGGTGCCGGTCGTGGTGTGCGCCCAATGAACGATAAACGGTAGCCTTGAAAGGTGCAAACTATGGAAGTGTTGATGGCCATTAACACAGCGTCTTGGATTGTGGGCATTTTACTGGGGGGAGGGATAGGTCTTGCGGTTTCCATTCTTGTTGGTTTTACCATATCCAAAATCCGTCTTAAAGAAGCAGAAAAAGACATTCAGGGTCGTCTTGAAACAGCCCGCCGGGAAGCCGAGACGATTCTGAAGGAAGCCCGTCTGGATGCTGCCAGTGAGTTTATCCGAAAGCGGGAAGAGTTTACCAATGAAGTGGCGGCCAAAGAGGCCCAAATCCAGAAGCAGGAACTTCAGCTGGAAAAGATGAAGGATGCTCTGGAGCGGCAGCAGGAACAGATTGAGCAGCGGGACAGGCAGTTAAAGAACCTTGAAAAAGACCTTCAGCGAAAGATTGAAAGTGTAGACAATAAAAACCGGGAATTGTCCGCTTTGCTTGTCCAGCAGAAAAATCAGCTGCTGAAGATTTCCGGAATGACGGTGGAAGAGGCCAAGAATCTGCTGCTGCAGGAGCTCGAGGAGGAATGTGAGAAGGAGATGAGCGAGCTGATCAGCCGCAAGGTCGCCCAGGCGGAGGAACAGGCGGAGGAAAAGGCCAAAGAGATTATTAACCTGGCCATCCAGCGATATGCCGCCGAGCAGACCTGCGAGGTGAGTGTTTCAATGGTGGATATCCCGAATGATGAAATGAAAGGCCGGATTATCGGACGTGAAGGACGGAATATTCGAGCGTTCGAGAAGGCCACCGGGGTGGATGTGATTGTGGACGACACCCCGGGGGTGATTGTGGTCAGCGGGTTTAATCCGATTCGCCGCGAGGTGGCCCGGCTGAGTATGGAGCGGCTGATTCAGGACGGGCGGATTCATCCAACGCGGATTGAAGAGATTGTGGCTCAGACGAAAAAGGATGTGCATCAGCGGGTCATCCAGCTGGGCAAGGAGGCGGCGGAAGAGGTCGATGTCCGCGGGCTGAACAACAAGATTATCGGGATGCTCGGGGCCCTGCACTACCGCACCAGTTACGGGCAGAATGTGCTGCGGCACAGCGTCGAGGTGGCTTTTCTGGCGCAGGTGATGGCGGATGAACTGGGGCTGGACGGTTCGCTGGCCAAGCGGGCGGGTCTGCTGCACGATATCGGCAAGGCAATGGACCGGGAGATTGAAGGCGGGCATCCGTCGATTGGAGCCAACTACCTGCGTCGGTTTAAGGAATCTCCGATTGTGCTGAATGCCGTTGAGGCGCACCACGGGGATATTCCGGCGGACAATCCTTATACGCCGCTGATTGCGGCGGCGGATGCCATCAGTGCATCCCGGCCCGGTGCCCGCCGGGAAACCCTCGAGCGGTATATCAAACGGCTGGAAAAGCTGGAGGAAATCGCTCGCAGCTTTGAAGGCGTGGAAGGTTGCTATGCGATTCAGGCGGGCCGTGAAGTGCGTGTGATTGTCAATGCAGAGAAGGTCAGCGATGATGCGGCCATGAAGACGGCACGGGACATCGCCAAGAAGATTGAGGAAGAGATGACCTATCCGGGCGAGATTAAAGTGACGCTGCTGCGGGAGGTTCGGTGCATTGAGTACGCCCGATAGCAGGGCTGAGCCGGTCCGGAGCAGAGCGGTTTGCGGAAAGTGAGCGGATTGTGAAGATTAAAGTGCTTTGTATCGGAGATATTGTAGGCCGTCCGGGCCGGCGGATTTTGTCCTCTCAGCTTCCGCTGCTGGTGCGGCAGCATCAGGTCGATGCGGTGATTGCCAATGCGGAGAATGCGGCGGGCGGTTCCGGGCTGACCCCGCAGATTTATGAGAAACTGGGCCGCTACGGGGTGCATCTGATTACGCTGGGGGACCATTGCTATCGAAAGAAAGAGATTTTGCCGATTCTGGAAAGCGGAGGCAATATTGTCCGTCCGGCCAATCTGTCCCCGGCCGCGGCGGGGAAGGATTTTGCCGTCTATCAGACCTCCAAAGGAGTCTGCGTCGGTGTGGTGACGCTGATGGGGCGGATTTTTATGAAACCGGCGGACTGCCCCTATGCCAAGATTGATTCTCTTCTGCCTCGGCTGGCGCAGCAGGCGGAAGTGATTTTTGTGGAAATGCATGCGGAGGCTACCAGCGAAAAGGCGGCGATGGCGTATTATCTGGACGGCAAGGTCAGCTGCGTGTTTGGTACGCA contains:
- the gcvT gene encoding glycine cleavage system aminomethyltransferase GcvT; translated protein: MKRTVLYDCHLECGGRLVDFAGWHMPVQYQKGILQEHLETRRSAGLFDVSHMGRFEIMGRRALELLRWVLTNDAAALPVGRAHYTLLADETGGAIDDAYLYRFLPEQWILVVNAANTYKDWEYLRRKAGEMGGGIQMKNISEELAMMALQGPQSESLLWGMIEGGQLPEPKRNALGAVRIAGCEVLVGRTGYTGEPVCFELFVPAKAAERLWCLFLERGACPVGLGARDTLRLEASLPLYGHEYGRDVTGREIPILACPAAKVGVNLKDPERRFIGRDALEEQSRTLKKGICAFRVLGKGVVRAGAVVFQGLREIGRVTSGTVVPYWVPRAVSCPHHCGHGAGWEAHFSGQTAQRAIGLAMLEGPLGAGALIEIDLRGRRVEAEVVKRNLDNSCGPITFAVV
- the gcvH gene encoding glycine cleavage system protein GcvH, with the translated sequence MIDPEARYLRTHEWAKDEGRGIFAVGLSSYALEQLGDIVYLELPEEGDTVEQGGTFGVVESVKAASDLYAPLGGEIVEVNQAAVDNPDMLKEDPYEEGWLIKIKASNPSEFEDLMDAKEYKQFLETEAE
- the gcvPA gene encoding aminomethyl-transferring glycine dehydrogenase subunit GcvPA, with the translated sequence MPYISHTDQQRAQMLAEIGLKPEDLFSDIPPALWCRPLNLPEGLSEQEVRSRLAAIASKNYIHLTCFLGGGFYDHFIPAAVYALTSRSEFYTAYTPYQPEVSQGTLQAIYEFQSVICRLTEMEASNASLYDGGTALYEAMMMALRLTRRNKVIVDDSVNPIYRVMLHSYTRNLKIELTETENAGGLANREAIRRALDEQTAAVIVQNPNFFGCIDDFTDLAEAAHSKGALLIVSCYPISLGILKAPGAMGADIVTGEGQSLGLPMCFGGPYLGFMATRKEYVRQMPGRIVGQTVDAQGRRGFVLTLQAREQHIRRDKATSNICSNEALCALTALVYLCLLGKEGLRETAQLCADKASYAYQRLTAIPGVRPHFPAQWFFNEMVLDLPCEAAEAAAKLIERGYAAGFPLSRYYKGMNNSLLIAVTEKRTKQEIGMLAEELEAIL
- the gcvPB gene encoding aminomethyl-transferring glycine dehydrogenase subunit GcvPB gives rise to the protein MKRKEKAMKLVFEKSAAGRRGLRIPKSDVPTSIHLKKEYLRAQPAALPELSELDVVRHFTELSRRNYGVDTNFYPLGSCTMKYNPKVCERIASYPGFAHLHPLLPQLRGGGMLTQGALEVLYETDLMLREICGMAAFTMQPMAGAHGELTGIMMMAAYHRDRGNHKTTVLVPDSAHGTNPASAAIAGYTVKTVPSDEHGCMSLSALKAMLNEETAGIMLTCPNTLGLFNPHVKEICELVHSVDGLAYYDGANLNAIVGKVRPGDLGFDIVHVNLHKTFATPHGGGGPGAGPVGVAEKLVDYLPVSVVVKREDGTYALEYNRPKSIGYIAPFYGNFGVILRAYVYLLMLGREGLERVAENAVLNANYIQEKLKAYYDVPHPGICKHECVLSAARQVKESGIHALDIAKALIDAGFHPPTMYFPTIVKESLMIEPTECESKETLDAFIEAMIAIAQKARTEPETLRAAPITTPVGRLDETKAARELNIACL
- a CDS encoding AI-2E family transporter, translating into MTAQPSSHPTPAGSSGPSTVSQILIPLAALVIIIAGLRAAVSIIVPFLMAVFLAIIATPALFWLQKKRISTGIAVLIISLVILIVGLLLGALLAATIADFTRALPEFEKNLQKTIVEWTEWFSPSAPTFPDSATGEESIGRRAEEKVNEILRLIQNSIQRYIHPDEIVNILKDLLSQLGSILTNGFLIFLTTVFILLEASILPDKIRAAMQQSPQTFENLARMADDVKRYLAIKTAISLLTGLLITIWLIVMKVNYAVLWGLIAFLLNFVPTIGSLVAAVPAVLMALLQLGPGTALLTALGYLVINVVIGNFIEPRTLGKHLGLSVLVVFLSLVFWGWILGPFGMLLAVPLTMLVKIILQSRPDTQWLATLLGSEKPPLPTGKK